Proteins from a genomic interval of Lolium perenne isolate Kyuss_39 chromosome 1, Kyuss_2.0, whole genome shotgun sequence:
- the LOC127318778 gene encoding BURP domain-containing protein 4-like yields MEFAAAALGTTPRVVRTVIHGRGELVRYVVAPNGVTSIGRGKVVPCHPLPYPADLLYCHRPGNVQAFSVELVGQEDPSLGATAIAVCHEKTDGWALEYFEMLNGTRGEPVCHYMPEKYLLWVPAAELKL; encoded by the coding sequence ATGGAGTTCGCCGCTGCTGCCCTGGGCACGACGCCGCGAGTGGTCAGGACGGTCATCCACGGGCGCGGGGAGCTTGTCAGGTACGTGGTGGCGCCCAACGGCGTCACCAGCATCGGCCGTGGCAAGGTGGTGCCGTGCCACCCGCTGCCGTACCCGGCGGACCTGCTGTACTGCCACCGGCCGGGCAACGTGCAGGCGTTTAGCGTGGAGCTGGTCGGGCAGGAGGACCCCTCGTTGGGCGCCACGGCGATTGCCGTGTGCCACGAGAAGACGGATGGATGGGCCCTGGAGTATTTCGAAATGCTCAACGGAACCCGTGGTGAGCCGGTATGCCACTACATGCCGGAGAAATACCTGCTGTGGGTACCTGCTGCTGAGCTGAAGCTATGA